GATGCTTTAATGAAGTTGGAGCTACCAAGTGGTGTAGAAGTAGAGATTAAAGTTTAGTTAGCTGGTTAAACCAGAATTTAAAGAGAAGTAATATAAATAATCAATAAATAAAATGTCAGGAATAATCGGAAAAAAAGTCGGTATGACCAGTATTTTTGGTGCCAATGGTAAAAATTTACCATGCACAGTTATCGAAGCTGGTCCTTGCGTAGTAACGCAAGTGAGAACTTTGGAGAAGGATGGATATGAAGCCGTTCAATTGGCTTATGACGAAAAGAAAGAAAAGAATACCTCCAATGCGCTTAAAGGTCATTTTGCAAAAGCAGGAACAACTCCTAAACGCAAATTGGCTGAGTTTAAAGGTTTTGAAGAACCTAAAGCTTTAGGTGATAAAGTAGGAGCAGAGTTTTTTGCAGAGGGTGATTTCGTAGATGTTGTTGGAACTTCAAAAGGTAAAGGTTTTCAAGGGGTTGTAAAACGTCATGGATTTGCCGGAGTAGGTGGTCAAACACACGGTCAGCACAATCGTTTAAGAGCACCGGGATCAATGGGTGCTTCTTCTTGGCCTTCACGTGTATTTCCAGGAATGCGCATGGCAGGTCGTATGGGTGGTGATCGCAAAAAAGTTCAAAACTTACAAGTGTTGAAAGTAATTGCTGAAAAAAACCTGATTATAGTTAAAGGTTCCGTTCCCGGAGCTAAAGGGTCTTACTTATTATTGGAGAAATAACAATGGAACTGAAAGTAATAAATACAAAAGGGGCTGAAACAGCTAAAAAAGTTGTTTTAAACGATGCCATATATGCTGTCGAGCCTAATGATCATGCAATATATTTGGATGTGAAGCAGTTTATGGCAAATAACCGCCAAGGAACGCACAAATCTAAGCAACGTAACGAAATTGCTGGTAGCAGCAAAAAGTTGAAGCGTCAAAAGGGTACCGGTGGTGCACGTGCTGGAAACAAGAAATCTCCTACCCGTGTGGGTGGTGGACGTGCTTTTGGTCCTGAACCGCGTGACTACAGTTTCAAATTAAATAAGAAACTTAAAAAGGTTGCTCGTGTTTCTGCCTTGACTTACAAAGCAAAAAATAACAATATTACGGTATTAGAAGATTTTTCTTTTGATACAATTAAGACAAAGAATTACAATGAGTTAATGACTAATTTGAAGGTTGCCGACAAAAAAACGCTGTTGGTGCTTGCTGAGTCAAATAAAAATGTATATTTGTCGTCCCGAAATTTGAGCAAAGCTAAGGTCGTAATTGCTTCAGAATTAAACACTTACGACATATTAAATGCTTCAAATCTCATCTTAGTTGAGAGCTCAGTGAAGGAAATTGAAAACCTATTAAGCAAATAAGGCGATGGAAGTTATTGTAAAACCAATCATAACAGAAAAAATGACTGCTATGGGCGAAAAGATGAACCGTTATGGTTTTATTGTCGCTAAAGCAGCCAATAAGATTGAGATTAAGAATGCCGTTGAAAAGATGTATGGCGTAAGCGTTGCAAACGTTAACACCATCAACTATATCGGCAAAATCAAATCAAGAAATACCAAAGCAGGAGTAGTATCCGGTTTGGCAGGGAATAACAAAAAAGCAATCGTTTCTTTGAAAGCCGGAGAAACTATTGATTTCTATAGCAACATTTAAGAATAGAACTTCGGTTCGATTGAAAAAAGAAACGCAATGGCACTTAAAAAATTAAGACCTCTTACTCCTTCACAACGTTTTAAAGTAGCGTTGACTTTTGATGATGTTACAACAGCATCACCGGAAAGAAGTTTGATGGCACCTTTGAAAAAATCAGGCGGTCGTAACAATACCGGAAAAATGACTATGCGCTATGTAGGTGGTGGTCACAAACAACGTTACCGTATTATCGATTTTAAAAGAGATAAAGACGGTGTTGTAGGAACTGTTGCAACTATTGAATATGATCCAAATCGTACAGCACGTATTGCCTTGGTGAATTATTCAGATGGTGAAAAAAGATATATCGTTGCTCCAAACGGATTAAAAGTGGGACAAAAAATTGTTTCCGGTCCGGGTGCAGCTCCAGAAGTTGGAAATACCTTATTGTTAAGTGAAGTTCCACTTGGTACCTTTATTCATAATATTGAATTGTATCCTGGTCAAGGAGGAATTATTTCTCGCAGTGCCGGTTCTTATGCACAATTGAGTGCACGTGAAGGTAAGTATGCTGTGATTAAAATGCCTTCAAGCGAAACACGTATGATTTTGGTAACTTGTAAAGCTACTATCGGAATCGTTTCTAACTCTGACCACGGTTTGGAGATTAGCGGTAAAGCCGGTCGCAGTCGTTGGCAAGGTCGTCGCCCACGTGTTCGTGGTGTGGTAATGAACCCTGTTGATCACCCAATGGGTGGTGGTGAAGGTAGAGCTACCGGAGGACATCCTCGTTCACGTAATGGTATTCCTGCAAAAGGATTCAAAACACGTGAGTTGAAGAAAAAATCAAACCGTTACATCATCGAAAGAAGAAAGAAATAATATAAAAGTTGAAAGTAGCGAGTTTAAGGTCTAAAGCATATTGGAATCCTGAAACTTTAAACCTGAAACAATAAACAAAAAAAGAAAATGAGCCGTTCATTAAAAAAAGGTCCTTTTATAGATTACAAGTTAGAGAAGAAAATTCTAGCTGTTCGTGATTCCGGTAAGAAATCTGTAGTTAAAACTTGGTCACGCAGATCAATGATTTCTCCTGATTTTGTAGGTCAAACTATCGCTGTACATAATGGAAATAAATTTATTCCTGTTTATGTAACAGAGAATATGGTGGGCCATAAATTTGGTGAGTTTGCGCCAACACGTATCTTCAGAGGTCACGCGGGAAATAAAAAGTCATAATAACACAATTAAAAAACAACCCGAACAATGGGAGTAAGAAAACATAACGTAGCGGAGAAAAGAAAAGAGGAAAACAAGACAACTTATTTTGCAAAGTTGCAAAGTTGCCCTACTTCTCCACGTAAAATGAGATTAATTGCCGATATGGTAAGAGGTGTGCGTGTAGATAAAGCGTTACATTTATTAAAATATAACCCGAAGGAAGCTTCCGGAAGAGTGTATAAATTGTTGTTATCAGCAATCGCAAACTGGCAAGCAAAAAATGAAGGTGCGCGTATAGAAGACTCAAATTTGGTGGTTAAATCCATTTTTGTGGACAGCGGACTTCAAATGAAACGTTTGAGAACAGCGCCACAAGGAAGAGGACACAGAATCAGAAAGCGTTCTAACCATGTTACCTTAACTATCGATACGAAAGTGGAGGCACCTAAGAAAGAAATGAAAGCGAAAGTGGAAGCTACTGAAACAGCAGCAGCACCGGTAAGCAAAGCTAAAAAAACTACTACAAAAAAATCTACAAAGGAATAATGGGACAAAAAGCAAATCCAATTGGCAACAGAATAGGAATCATCAGAGGATGGGATTCTAACTGGTATGGTGGAAAAGACTATTCTGAAAAATTAGTGGAGGATTATAAAATCCGTAACTACCTAAAAGCCCGTTTGGCAAAAGGAAGTATCTCTAAAATCGTGATCGAAAGAACATTGAAATTAGTTACCGTTACAATTAACACTGCGCGTCCCGGAATTATCATTGGAAAAGGTGGTCAGGAAGTAGATAAATTAAAAGAGGAATTAAAAAAGATTACCAAAAAGGATATTCAAATAAACATATTTGAGATTAAACGTCCTGAATTGGATGCTCAATTAGTAAGTGATGGAATTGCTCGTCAAATTGAAGGACGTATTTCTTTCCGTAGAGCAATTAAAACATCTATTGCATCTACCATGAGAATGGGTGCAGAAGGAATTAAGGTTTCGGTTGCCGGTCGTTTAGCTGGTGCTGAGATGGCAAGAACAGAGCATTATAAAGAAGGAAGAACTCCATTACATACTTTCCGTGCGGATATTGATTATTCACACTCAGAAGCGCATACTACTTATGGAAGATTAGGTATTAAAGTTTGGATTTGTAAAGGAGAAGTATATGGTAAACGTGATTTATCTCCAAACATTGGCCAATCTGCTTCAGGTGGAAATGCCGGTGGAGGAAATGACCGCAAACCAATGGGTGCTGGAGACAGAAAACCGGGATCAAAATTTAAAGGTGCTCCACGCAGAAAGAAATAATTTTTTTAGACGAATTAAATAATAAGATAGATTTTTTAAGATGTTACAGCCAAAAAGAACGAAGTTCAGAAAGATGCATAAAATGAAAATGAAGGGCGATGCTAAGCGTGGCAGTCAGATTTCATTTGGTTCATTTGCAATTAAAGCAAACGAAGGTGCATGGGTTACAGCACGTCAGATTGAAGCAGCCCGTGTGGCGGTTACTCGTTTTATGAAACGTGAAGGTCAAATTTGGATTCGTGTGTTTCCTGATAAGCCTATTACCAAAAAGCCTGCAGAGGTGCGTATGGGTAAAGGAAAGGGAGCTCCTGAATATTGGGTAGCAGTAGTGAAACCGGGAAGGATCATTTTTGAAGCAGATGGTGTTCCAATGGCAGTTGCAAAAGAAGCTTTGCGTTTAGCAGCTCAAAAACTACCGATAACTACAAAGTTTATCGTTCGCAGAGATTACAAAGAAGAAACAGTAGCATAAAGCACAAGATATAAAATGAAACAAGCAGTAATAAAAGAGCTTTCAGGAAAAGAGCTACAGGAAAAATTAATTGTAGAAAGAGGAAACTTGGTGAAATTAAAATTAAACCACGCCGTTTCACCGATTGAAAATCCTTTGAAAATTAACCATGCACGTAAAACTGTTGCGCGCATCAAAACAGAAATACGTAAACGTACTCTTGCAGGTACATTATAATAAGAAGAATGGAAACAAGAAACTTAAGAAAAGAAAGAATCGGTTTAGTTACCAGCAATAAGATGGATAAATCTATTGTGGTATCTGTAGAACGTAAAGTGAAACACGAAAAATATGGAAAGTTCATTAAAATGACTTCAAAATTTGTGGCTCATGACGAAACCAATACCTGCAACATTGGAGATACAGTAAAAATTATGGAAACTCGCCCGTTAAGCAAAAGCAAAAACTGGCGTTTGGTTGAAGTAGTAGAACGCGTTAAATAAGGAATTATAGCATTAATGAAGGGTTGAATTGAAGAGTTAATCGACAAATCAATACTTCAACAACTCAACAAATAGAAGAGATGATACAACAAGAATCGAGATTAACCGTAGCAGATAACAGTGGGGCAAAGGAAGTACTTTGTATCCGAGTGTTAGGCGGTACCAGAAAGAGATATGCAAGCATCGGCGATAAAATCGTTGTTTCTGTAAAGCATGCTTTGCCTTCAGGTGGTATTAAGAAAGGAGCTGTTTCAAAAGCAGTTGTAGTTCGTACCAGAAAAGAAGTACGCAGAGCAGATGGTTCATACATTCGTTTTGACGACAATGCAGTAGTGCTTTTAAATGCTACTGATGAGATCCGCGGAACACGTATTTTTGGACCTGTTGCAAGAGAATTAAGAGAGAAGCAATTTATGAAAATTGTTTCCTTAGCACCGGAAGTTATATAATTTTTAAATCATACAAATGCAAACCAAGTTACACATTAAAAAGGGCGACACTGTAAAAGTGATGGCCGGCGACTCAAAAGGTCAGTCGGGCAAAGTGTTGGAAGTGGATACGGCAAAAATGCGTGCTTTAGTAGAAGGAGTGAATATGGCTTCTAAACATACTAAACCAAATGCAGCTAGTCCAAACGGTGGAATCGTTAAAAAAGAATTATCCATTCATATTTCTAATCTAATGCTGAGCATTGGTGGAAAAACCACTAAAGTGGGCCGTAAGGTGGAAGATGGTAAAGTAGTTCGTTACGCTAAAAAAACAGGGGAGGTAATTAAATAATGGCAACAACAGCACCCAGATTAAAAGAAAAATATAAAAGCGCAGTAGTTCCTGCTTTGAAGAAGCAGTTTGAATACAAAAGCGTAATGCAAGTTCCTCGTTTAAAAAAGATTTGTTTGAACCAAGGAGTTGGTATCGCAACATCTGACAAGAAACTTATTGATACAGCAGTTGCTGAAATGACCACCATTACAGGTCAGAAAGCAATCTCTACAAAATCGAAAAAAGATATTTCGAATTTTAAATTGAGAAAAGCAATGCCAATTGGTGTAAAAGTAACTTTACGCGGCGATAAAATGTATGAATTCCTTGATCGTTTAGTTTCTGTGGCATTGCCACGTATTCGTGACTTCCGTGGAATTAACGAAAAAGGTTTTGATGGAAGAGGAAACTACACCTTAGGTGTAACGGAACAAATCATTTTCCCTGAAATCTCTATTGATAAAGTGAATAAGATTATGGGTATGGATATTACGTTTGTAACATCTGCACCAAGCGATGAAGAAGCATTTGCATTGCTAAAAGAATTTGGTTTACCATTTAAAAATCAGAAATAAAAAAGGTACATGGCTAAAGAATCAATGAAAGCAAGAGAAGTCAAAAGACAGAAACTTGTTGACAAATACGCAGAAAGAAGAGCAGCTTTGAAAGCAGCAGGTGATTCCATAGGATTGCAAAAGCTTCCTAAAAATTCATCACCGGGTCGCTTACACAACCGTTGCAAGTTAACCGGAAGACCAAGAGGATATATCCGCCAATTTGGAATCTCCCGTAACACTTTCCGCGAAATGGCTTTGAACGGTAAAATCCCGGGAGTAACAAAGGCTAGCTGGTAATTAAAAAGCAGTACCGAAAAGTAAATAAAATAAGGGTTCTTAGAACCAAAACATAATGTATAATTGTTCCGGTGTGGAGCAAAATATAAATAACTACAATAATGACTGATCCAATCTCAGATTACCTTACTCGATTAAGGAACGCTATTAGTGCAAACCACAGAGTGGTTGAAATCCCAGCATCTAATATCAAAAAAGAAATTACCAAAATTCTTTTTGAAAAGGGTTATATCTTAAACTATAAGTTTGAAGATGATTCCGTACAAGGAAACATTAAAATCGCCCTCAAGTATCATCCTGTTTCTAAAACTTCTGCTATTAAAAAATTAGACAGAATTAGTAAACCAGGTCTACGTAAATATACCGGAATAGATGGTATTCCACGTGTGTTGAATGGCTTGGGCATCGCTATTATTTCTACTTCCAGAGGCTTAATGACCGATAAAGAAGCTAAGAAAGAAAGAGTAGGTGGTGAGGTATTATGTTATGTTTATTAATCTTAGGTAGTACGCTATCTAACTAAAAAGTATAAAGAAATGTCAAGAATAGGAAAATTACCCATTACAGTCCCTGCAGGGGTTGAAGTGAGTGTATCTGACAAGAATGTTGTAAAAGTAAAAGGAAAGTTAGGTGAACTTTCTCGTTCAATTGATACTGCTATTTCGGTAAAAGTAGATGGCGGTAAAATAGTATTGGACAGAGCCACCGAGCAAAAACGTCACAAAGCTTTGCATGGCTTGAGTCGTGCATTGATAGCTAACATGGTGAAAGGGGTGAGCGAAGGCTACAAAGCTGAGCAAGAATTAGTGGGTGTTGGTTATAGAGCAGCGAATACCGGTCAGATGTTGGAATTGACTTTAGGTTATTCACACAACGTTTCGTTTGAATTGCCAAAAGAAATTAAGATTACTACACTTACAGAAAGAAGTAAGAATCCAATTATTACTTTAACTTCTCACGACAATGAATTGTTAGGTTTGGTTACTTCAAAAATTCGTAAACTGAGAAAACCTGAGCCGTACAAAGGGAAAGGTATTAAATTCGTGGGTGAGCAATTGCGCAGAAAAGCCGGAAAATCCGCAGGTAAATAAGTATAGAATAATAGGAATAGCGGCAAAATCCGCATTCATTAAAATAAAAACAAAATGGCAGTATCAAAATCAAGCAGAAGAGAAAAGATTAAAAAGCGTGTCCGCAAAGTGGTTAGCGGAACTACTGAGAGTCCTAGACTATCTGTATTTCGCAGCAACAAGCAGATTTATGCTCAAATTGTAGACGACTCAACAGGAAAAACCTTGGTGTCGGCCTCTTCGAAAGTAGCTGCAATTGCAGATCAGAAAGTGAACAAAGTAGAACAGGCGAAATTGGTTGGAAAAGCCATCGCTGAAAAAGCTACCGGAGCAGGAATTAAAACGATTCGCTTCGATCGTAACGGATATTTGTATCACGGCCGAGTTAAATCTTTAGCGGATGGTGCAAGAGAAGGCGGATTGCAATTTTAATCAAGTATTCAACATTTAAAACGAATAGAACGTGTCAAACGAAAACAAAAAAAATGTAAGATCAGGCGATGTCGAATTAAAAGACAAGCTGGTAAGTGTACAACGTGTTACTAAGGTTACCAAAGGAGGAAGAACTTTCAGCTTCTCAGCTATCGTGGTTGTAGGAAATGAAAAAGGAGTTGTTGGTTATGGCTTGGGTAAAGCTAAAGAGGTAACAGATGCTATCACAAAAGGTATCGAAGATGCAAAGAAAAACCTGATCAAAGTTCCGGTAGCGAAGGGTACAGTGCCACATGAGCAGTACGGAAAATACAGTGGTTCTTATGTATTCTTAAAACCGGCTGCACATGGAACAGGTGTTATTGCCGGTGGTGCGATGCGTGCAGTATTAGAGAGTGTTGGAGTAACCGATGTATTGGCAAAATCAAAAGGTTCTTCTAACCCACACAACGTGGTAAAAGCAACTATTGATGCCTTGGTTAATATGCGCGATGCTGCAACCGTTGCTGAACAAAGAGGAATTGCAATTGACAGAGTATTTAACGGATAATTTAAATTGAAGAATTGTTGAATTAAGGAATTGGAGATTGGATTAATGATCACTCAATAACTCAACAAATCAATAACTCAACAACTAAATAAAATGGCAACAATAAAAGTAAAACAAGTAAAAAGTGGTATCGACCGCCCATTGCGTCAAAAAAGAACGTTGATTGCATTAGGTCTTACACGCATGCACAAAGTGGTGGAAACGGAAGCAACTCCTCAAATTTTGGGAATGATTGCCAAAGTGCAACACTTGGTAGAAGTAGTAAAATAAAACATAACGCATACAAAATATTTCAGCAATGGATTTGAGTAATTTGAAACCGGCAGACGGTTCGACAAAAAACAGAAAAAGAATAGGTAGAGGACAAGGCTCGGGAAGAGGCGGAACATCTACACGTGGTCATAAAGGAGCTAAGTCTCGTTCAGGATACTCTCGTAAAGTGGGTTTTGAAGGTGGGCAAATGCCATTGCAAAGACGTATTCCAAAATTTGGTTTCAAAAACATTAACCGTAAGGAATACCGTGGAATTAATTTGGATATTCTTCAAGGTTTGGTTGATAATAAATCCATAACTGTAATTGATTTGGATGTTTTGGTAGCAAATGGATTGGCATCAAAAAATGACTTAGTTAAAATATTGGGTCGTGGAGAATTAAAATCTAAAGTAGAAGTAAAAGTGCATGCTTTTTCTGCAACAGCAAAAGCAGCAATTGAATCAAAAGGTGGCGTTGTTACAACACTCTAATACTGTATATGAAAAACTTTATTAATACACTTAAAAACATTTATAAGATTGAGGATCTGCGTACTCGTATTTTGAATACGCTTGGATTTTTGCTTATTTATCGTTTAGGTTCTTATGTAGTGCTTCCGGGTGTGGATTCGGTTGCATTGCAGGAAGTCAAAGGAGCTCCGGAAGGATTAGCCGGCTTAATTAACATTTTTGCAGGAGGGGCCTTTTCAAGAGCTTCTATCTTTGCATTGGGAATTATGCCTTATATTTCTTCCAGTATCGTAATGCAATTGTTGGGAATGGCTATTCCTTATTTCCAACGCATGCAAAAAGAAGGAGAAAGCGGTCGTAAAAAAATTAGTCAGTATACTAGAGCCTTAACCG
The sequence above is a segment of the Bacteroidota bacterium genome. Coding sequences within it:
- the rplC gene encoding 50S ribosomal protein L3; translated protein: MSGIIGKKVGMTSIFGANGKNLPCTVIEAGPCVVTQVRTLEKDGYEAVQLAYDEKKEKNTSNALKGHFAKAGTTPKRKLAEFKGFEEPKALGDKVGAEFFAEGDFVDVVGTSKGKGFQGVVKRHGFAGVGGQTHGQHNRLRAPGSMGASSWPSRVFPGMRMAGRMGGDRKKVQNLQVLKVIAEKNLIIVKGSVPGAKGSYLLLEK
- the rplD gene encoding 50S ribosomal protein L4; protein product: MELKVINTKGAETAKKVVLNDAIYAVEPNDHAIYLDVKQFMANNRQGTHKSKQRNEIAGSSKKLKRQKGTGGARAGNKKSPTRVGGGRAFGPEPRDYSFKLNKKLKKVARVSALTYKAKNNNITVLEDFSFDTIKTKNYNELMTNLKVADKKTLLVLAESNKNVYLSSRNLSKAKVVIASELNTYDILNASNLILVESSVKEIENLLSK
- the rplW gene encoding 50S ribosomal protein L23, encoding MEVIVKPIITEKMTAMGEKMNRYGFIVAKAANKIEIKNAVEKMYGVSVANVNTINYIGKIKSRNTKAGVVSGLAGNNKKAIVSLKAGETIDFYSNI
- the rplB gene encoding 50S ribosomal protein L2 — translated: MALKKLRPLTPSQRFKVALTFDDVTTASPERSLMAPLKKSGGRNNTGKMTMRYVGGGHKQRYRIIDFKRDKDGVVGTVATIEYDPNRTARIALVNYSDGEKRYIVAPNGLKVGQKIVSGPGAAPEVGNTLLLSEVPLGTFIHNIELYPGQGGIISRSAGSYAQLSAREGKYAVIKMPSSETRMILVTCKATIGIVSNSDHGLEISGKAGRSRWQGRRPRVRGVVMNPVDHPMGGGEGRATGGHPRSRNGIPAKGFKTRELKKKSNRYIIERRKK
- the rpsS gene encoding 30S ribosomal protein S19 — encoded protein: MSRSLKKGPFIDYKLEKKILAVRDSGKKSVVKTWSRRSMISPDFVGQTIAVHNGNKFIPVYVTENMVGHKFGEFAPTRIFRGHAGNKKS
- the rplV gene encoding 50S ribosomal protein L22 is translated as MGVRKHNVAEKRKEENKTTYFAKLQSCPTSPRKMRLIADMVRGVRVDKALHLLKYNPKEASGRVYKLLLSAIANWQAKNEGARIEDSNLVVKSIFVDSGLQMKRLRTAPQGRGHRIRKRSNHVTLTIDTKVEAPKKEMKAKVEATETAAAPVSKAKKTTTKKSTKE
- the rpsC gene encoding 30S ribosomal protein S3, translating into MGQKANPIGNRIGIIRGWDSNWYGGKDYSEKLVEDYKIRNYLKARLAKGSISKIVIERTLKLVTVTINTARPGIIIGKGGQEVDKLKEELKKITKKDIQINIFEIKRPELDAQLVSDGIARQIEGRISFRRAIKTSIASTMRMGAEGIKVSVAGRLAGAEMARTEHYKEGRTPLHTFRADIDYSHSEAHTTYGRLGIKVWICKGEVYGKRDLSPNIGQSASGGNAGGGNDRKPMGAGDRKPGSKFKGAPRRKK
- the rplP gene encoding 50S ribosomal protein L16, coding for MLQPKRTKFRKMHKMKMKGDAKRGSQISFGSFAIKANEGAWVTARQIEAARVAVTRFMKREGQIWIRVFPDKPITKKPAEVRMGKGKGAPEYWVAVVKPGRIIFEADGVPMAVAKEALRLAAQKLPITTKFIVRRDYKEETVA
- the rpmC gene encoding 50S ribosomal protein L29, with protein sequence MKQAVIKELSGKELQEKLIVERGNLVKLKLNHAVSPIENPLKINHARKTVARIKTEIRKRTLAGTL
- the rpsQ gene encoding 30S ribosomal protein S17; the encoded protein is METRNLRKERIGLVTSNKMDKSIVVSVERKVKHEKYGKFIKMTSKFVAHDETNTCNIGDTVKIMETRPLSKSKNWRLVEVVERVK
- the rplN gene encoding 50S ribosomal protein L14 is translated as MIQQESRLTVADNSGAKEVLCIRVLGGTRKRYASIGDKIVVSVKHALPSGGIKKGAVSKAVVVRTRKEVRRADGSYIRFDDNAVVLLNATDEIRGTRIFGPVARELREKQFMKIVSLAPEVI
- the rplX gene encoding 50S ribosomal protein L24, with the protein product MQTKLHIKKGDTVKVMAGDSKGQSGKVLEVDTAKMRALVEGVNMASKHTKPNAASPNGGIVKKELSIHISNLMLSIGGKTTKVGRKVEDGKVVRYAKKTGEVIK
- the rplE gene encoding 50S ribosomal protein L5, which produces MATTAPRLKEKYKSAVVPALKKQFEYKSVMQVPRLKKICLNQGVGIATSDKKLIDTAVAEMTTITGQKAISTKSKKDISNFKLRKAMPIGVKVTLRGDKMYEFLDRLVSVALPRIRDFRGINEKGFDGRGNYTLGVTEQIIFPEISIDKVNKIMGMDITFVTSAPSDEEAFALLKEFGLPFKNQK
- the rpsN gene encoding 30S ribosomal protein S14; the encoded protein is MAKESMKAREVKRQKLVDKYAERRAALKAAGDSIGLQKLPKNSSPGRLHNRCKLTGRPRGYIRQFGISRNTFREMALNGKIPGVTKASW
- the rpsH gene encoding 30S ribosomal protein S8 translates to MTDPISDYLTRLRNAISANHRVVEIPASNIKKEITKILFEKGYILNYKFEDDSVQGNIKIALKYHPVSKTSAIKKLDRISKPGLRKYTGIDGIPRVLNGLGIAIISTSRGLMTDKEAKKERVGGEVLCYVY
- the rplF gene encoding 50S ribosomal protein L6, which encodes MSRIGKLPITVPAGVEVSVSDKNVVKVKGKLGELSRSIDTAISVKVDGGKIVLDRATEQKRHKALHGLSRALIANMVKGVSEGYKAEQELVGVGYRAANTGQMLELTLGYSHNVSFELPKEIKITTLTERSKNPIITLTSHDNELLGLVTSKIRKLRKPEPYKGKGIKFVGEQLRRKAGKSAGK
- a CDS encoding 50S ribosomal protein L18 encodes the protein MAVSKSSRREKIKKRVRKVVSGTTESPRLSVFRSNKQIYAQIVDDSTGKTLVSASSKVAAIADQKVNKVEQAKLVGKAIAEKATGAGIKTIRFDRNGYLYHGRVKSLADGAREGGLQF
- the rpsE gene encoding 30S ribosomal protein S5; amino-acid sequence: MSNENKKNVRSGDVELKDKLVSVQRVTKVTKGGRTFSFSAIVVVGNEKGVVGYGLGKAKEVTDAITKGIEDAKKNLIKVPVAKGTVPHEQYGKYSGSYVFLKPAAHGTGVIAGGAMRAVLESVGVTDVLAKSKGSSNPHNVVKATIDALVNMRDAATVAEQRGIAIDRVFNG
- the rpmD gene encoding 50S ribosomal protein L30 — encoded protein: MATIKVKQVKSGIDRPLRQKRTLIALGLTRMHKVVETEATPQILGMIAKVQHLVEVVK
- the rplO gene encoding 50S ribosomal protein L15, with protein sequence MDLSNLKPADGSTKNRKRIGRGQGSGRGGTSTRGHKGAKSRSGYSRKVGFEGGQMPLQRRIPKFGFKNINRKEYRGINLDILQGLVDNKSITVIDLDVLVANGLASKNDLVKILGRGELKSKVEVKVHAFSATAKAAIESKGGVVTTL